One region of Priestia megaterium genomic DNA includes:
- a CDS encoding TIGR03943 family putative permease subunit yields the protein MIRILILIGFTFIFMHLHATGDISKYINMKYSWISFCTIFVLWFLTIAELIFYMIGPKKHDDDCSCGCVHNQQDGKWKRRVWYPIYILPVLTVLFLPVATLDSNIVEAKGFHFPIYDKKDPYSSHQFLQPDTSSFYGEEAYDKMIHRDLKKFSKGENINLEDEEFLNAMETIYRYPGEFTDKTISFKGFMYQTKELKKNQYFLFRFGIIHCIADSGVFGMLIEFPDDVTFKNDDWATVTGKISTMYYQPFKKTIPVVKVTKVKREQSPKDPYVYRNNQ from the coding sequence ATGATTCGTATTTTAATTTTAATAGGGTTTACATTCATCTTCATGCACCTTCATGCAACTGGGGATATCTCAAAATATATCAATATGAAATATTCCTGGATTTCATTTTGCACCATCTTTGTCCTTTGGTTCTTGACCATTGCAGAATTAATCTTTTACATGATAGGCCCTAAAAAACATGATGATGATTGTAGCTGTGGATGCGTCCATAATCAGCAAGATGGCAAATGGAAACGAAGAGTATGGTACCCAATTTATATTTTACCAGTACTCACGGTCTTATTTTTACCTGTCGCAACCCTTGATTCTAATATTGTTGAAGCTAAAGGGTTTCATTTTCCTATTTATGACAAAAAGGACCCTTATTCTTCTCATCAATTTTTACAGCCTGACACAAGTTCTTTTTACGGAGAAGAAGCCTATGACAAAATGATTCATCGTGATCTTAAAAAGTTTTCTAAAGGAGAAAATATCAACTTAGAAGACGAGGAATTTTTAAATGCAATGGAGACTATTTACCGATATCCTGGTGAATTCACTGACAAAACCATTTCTTTTAAAGGATTTATGTATCAAACGAAAGAATTAAAAAAGAATCAATATTTTCTCTTTCGCTTTGGTATCATTCATTGTATTGCAGATTCAGGGGTGTTTGGAATGCTTATTGAGTTTCCAGATGATGTTACTTTTAAAAATGATGACTGGGCAACGGTTACAGGAAAAATTAGTACAATGTATTACCAGCCGTTCAAAAAAACCATCCCTGTTGTAAAAGTAACAAAAGTAAAGCGTGAGCAGTCTCCAAAAGACCCTTATGTATATCGAAATAACCAATAA
- a CDS encoding permease, giving the protein MNSSLLQMNTIFISILIEALPFVLLGVIISGIIQIFVTDEMMARVIPQNKIGAVLLASVIGALFPACECGIVPITRRLMAKGVPLYAAIPFMLTGPIINPVVLFSTFVAFGNDWKIVFYRAGVAFIVSLLVGLILSVQFKAPQTKREVHLHTSPKKMSEKVSQSIRHTIDEFFSVGKFLIIGGLIAAGMQTFVKTSTLLSLGQGNVSSNAVMMGLAYVLSLCSSADAFIASSFRSTFTDSAIVSFLVFGPMFDIKNTLMMLSQFKTKFVFTLLAYVFILVLIVSILIVH; this is encoded by the coding sequence ATGAATTCGTCTCTATTACAAATGAATACTATATTTATTAGTATTCTTATTGAAGCTCTTCCTTTTGTATTATTAGGCGTGATCATTTCAGGAATTATTCAAATTTTTGTAACGGATGAAATGATGGCTCGAGTTATTCCTCAAAATAAAATAGGTGCTGTCCTATTAGCTAGTGTGATTGGAGCTCTTTTTCCAGCCTGTGAATGTGGGATTGTTCCTATTACTAGGCGCTTAATGGCAAAAGGGGTTCCCCTTTATGCTGCCATTCCTTTTATGTTAACAGGCCCTATTATTAATCCTGTTGTTTTATTTTCTACCTTTGTAGCTTTCGGAAATGATTGGAAAATAGTATTTTATCGGGCAGGAGTAGCTTTTATTGTTTCCTTACTTGTAGGTCTTATTTTAAGTGTTCAATTCAAAGCACCTCAGACAAAACGTGAGGTTCATTTGCATACTTCCCCCAAGAAAATGAGTGAGAAAGTTTCACAATCGATTCGTCATACTATTGATGAGTTTTTTTCTGTTGGGAAATTTTTAATTATTGGTGGATTAATTGCCGCCGGCATGCAAACGTTCGTGAAGACCTCTACTTTACTTTCATTGGGACAAGGAAATGTTTCATCAAATGCGGTAATGATGGGACTTGCCTATGTATTATCGCTTTGTTCTTCTGCAGATGCGTTTATCGCTTCCTCGTTTCGCAGTACGTTTACAGATAGTGCTATTGTTTCATTCTTGGTATTCGGTCCAATGTTTGATATCAAGAATACGCTGATGATGCTAAGCCAGTTTAAGACTAAATTTGTCTTTACGCTTTTGGCGTATGTCTTCATTTTAGTACTTATTGTTTCGATTTTAATTGTTCATTAG